The Streptomyces luteogriseus genome includes a window with the following:
- a CDS encoding nitrate reductase subunit alpha: protein MDSDLAQALVRSRRFFTRAEVSDDLRTLHRKGGRQADEFYRDRWSHDKVVRSTHGVNCTGSCSWKVYVKDGIITWEAQQTDYPSVGPDRPEYEPRGCPRGAAFSWYTYSPTRVRYPYVRGVLLQMYREARARLGDPVAAWADIVSDPGKARRYKQVRGRGGLVRASWDEAVEMVAAAHVHTIKEYGPDRLAGFSPIPAMSMVSHAAGARFYSLLGGAMLSFYDWYADLPVASPQVFGDQTDVPESGDWWDAGYLIMWGSNLPVTRTPDAHWMAEARYRGQKVVAVSPDYADNVKFADEWLAAQPGTDGALAMAMGHVILKEFFVDRATPYFTDYVKKYTDLPFLVALDEVEGKPGTFTPGKFLTAADLGGESADAEHAEFRTVLLDAATGQPVVPNGTLGDRYGEAGAGKWNLDLGDTQPLLSAEGGEEMPVAVELPRFDAPDGGAGRLRRGVPVQRVAGRLVTTVYDLLLAQYGVARDGLPGEWPTSYEDAEEPYTPAWQAAITGVDAGKAARVAREFAANAEESGGRSMIIMGAGTNHWFHSDTIYRAFLTLTTLTGCQGVNGGGWAHYVGQEKVRPITGYSAIATAADWNRPARQMIQTAYWYLHADQFRYDPFSADTLAADGSGAGPFAGKATADVIAQSARMGWVPSYPTFDRNPLDLADEAEAAGRPVAEHVVDELKAGRLRFAGEDPDAPENFPRVLTIWRANLLGSSAKGNEYFLKHLLGTDHSVRATEAPPDARPRDVVWREEAPEGKLDLLLTLDFRMTSTTVFSDVVLPAATWYEKHDLSSTDMHPFVHAFNPAIAPPWQTRTDWDAFHTIAKEFSRQAADHLGVRKDVVAAALQHDTPDEMANPHGRVLDWKAEECEPVPGRTMPKLVTVERDYAAVADKMGALGPLLDTLGATTKGVTFKVERELEYLRHKNGTVRGGAADGRPSIARDVNACEAILALSGTTNGHLATQGFHSLEARTGTQLADLAAEHEGKQITFADTQAAPVPVITSPEWSGSETGGRRYSPFTVNVERLKPWHTLTGRQHFYLDHDWMTALGEQLPVYRPPLNMHALFDEPRIGETGELGVTVRYLTPHNKWSIHSEYQDNLFMLSLSRGGPTIWMSTQDAAKVGVKDNDWIEAVNRNGVVAARAVVSHRMPEGTVYMHHAQDRLIDVPRTETTGRRGGIHNSLTRLLIKPSHLIGGYAQLSYAFNYLGPTGNQRDEVTVIRRRTNQEVTY from the coding sequence ATGGACAGCGATCTGGCGCAGGCGCTGGTGCGCAGCCGCCGGTTCTTCACCCGGGCGGAGGTCTCCGACGACCTGCGCACCCTGCACCGCAAGGGCGGCCGGCAGGCGGACGAGTTCTACCGGGACCGCTGGTCGCACGACAAGGTGGTGCGCTCCACACACGGGGTCAACTGCACCGGTTCGTGCTCGTGGAAGGTGTACGTCAAGGACGGCATCATCACCTGGGAGGCGCAGCAGACCGACTACCCGTCGGTGGGCCCGGACCGTCCCGAGTACGAGCCGCGGGGCTGCCCGCGCGGGGCGGCGTTCTCCTGGTACACCTACTCGCCCACCCGCGTGCGCTACCCGTACGTGCGGGGCGTGCTGCTGCAGATGTACCGCGAGGCCAGGGCCCGCCTCGGTGACCCGGTGGCGGCCTGGGCGGACATCGTCTCCGATCCTGGGAAGGCGCGCCGTTACAAGCAGGTGCGCGGCAGGGGCGGCCTGGTGCGGGCGAGCTGGGACGAGGCAGTGGAGATGGTCGCCGCCGCGCACGTGCACACGATCAAGGAGTACGGGCCGGACCGGCTGGCAGGCTTCTCGCCGATCCCGGCGATGTCGATGGTCTCGCATGCGGCCGGGGCCCGCTTCTACTCGCTGCTCGGCGGGGCGATGCTGTCGTTCTACGACTGGTACGCCGACCTGCCGGTGGCCTCCCCGCAGGTCTTCGGCGACCAGACCGACGTACCGGAGTCGGGGGACTGGTGGGACGCCGGATATCTGATCATGTGGGGGTCGAACCTGCCGGTGACCCGGACGCCGGACGCGCACTGGATGGCGGAGGCCCGCTACCGGGGCCAGAAGGTCGTCGCGGTGTCGCCTGACTACGCGGACAATGTGAAGTTCGCCGACGAGTGGCTCGCCGCCCAGCCCGGCACCGACGGGGCGCTGGCGATGGCCATGGGCCATGTCATCCTCAAGGAGTTCTTCGTCGACCGGGCCACCCCGTACTTCACCGACTACGTCAAGAAGTACACGGATCTGCCCTTCCTGGTCGCCCTCGACGAGGTCGAGGGCAAGCCGGGCACCTTCACGCCGGGCAAGTTCCTCACCGCCGCCGATCTCGGCGGTGAGAGCGCCGATGCCGAGCACGCGGAGTTCCGGACCGTACTGCTCGACGCCGCAACCGGGCAGCCCGTGGTGCCGAACGGCACGCTCGGCGACCGCTACGGCGAGGCCGGCGCCGGGAAGTGGAACCTGGACCTCGGTGACACCCAGCCCCTGCTGTCCGCCGAGGGTGGCGAGGAGATGCCGGTCGCCGTCGAGCTGCCGCGTTTCGACGCCCCGGACGGCGGTGCGGGGCGGCTGCGGCGCGGCGTACCGGTTCAGCGGGTCGCCGGGCGTCTGGTGACGACGGTGTACGACCTGCTGCTGGCCCAGTACGGGGTGGCTCGCGACGGTCTGCCCGGCGAGTGGCCGACGTCGTACGAGGACGCGGAGGAGCCGTACACGCCGGCCTGGCAGGCGGCGATCACCGGAGTGGACGCGGGGAAGGCGGCGCGGGTCGCGCGGGAGTTCGCCGCCAACGCCGAGGAGTCCGGCGGACGTTCGATGATCATCATGGGTGCGGGGACGAACCACTGGTTCCACTCCGACACCATCTACCGGGCGTTTCTGACCCTGACCACACTGACCGGCTGCCAGGGCGTCAACGGCGGCGGCTGGGCCCACTACGTCGGCCAGGAGAAGGTCCGCCCGATCACCGGCTACTCGGCGATCGCGACCGCCGCGGACTGGAACCGGCCGGCCCGGCAGATGATCCAGACCGCCTACTGGTACCTGCACGCCGACCAGTTCCGCTACGACCCGTTCTCCGCCGACACCCTCGCCGCGGACGGCTCCGGTGCCGGCCCGTTCGCCGGGAAGGCCACCGCGGATGTGATCGCGCAGTCGGCGCGGATGGGCTGGGTGCCGTCGTATCCGACCTTCGACCGCAATCCCCTCGACCTGGCCGACGAGGCGGAGGCGGCGGGCCGCCCGGTCGCCGAGCACGTCGTGGACGAGCTGAAGGCCGGGCGACTGCGGTTCGCGGGCGAGGACCCGGACGCCCCCGAGAACTTCCCCCGCGTGCTGACCATCTGGCGGGCCAACCTGCTGGGCTCCTCGGCCAAGGGCAACGAGTACTTCCTCAAACACCTGCTGGGCACCGATCACTCGGTGCGGGCGACCGAGGCCCCGCCGGACGCCCGCCCGAGGGACGTGGTGTGGCGGGAGGAGGCACCCGAGGGCAAGCTCGACCTGCTGCTGACCCTGGACTTCCGGATGACCAGCACGACCGTCTTCTCCGATGTCGTCCTGCCGGCCGCCACCTGGTACGAGAAGCACGATCTGTCCAGCACGGACATGCACCCCTTCGTGCACGCCTTCAACCCGGCGATCGCCCCGCCGTGGCAGACCCGCACCGACTGGGACGCCTTCCACACCATCGCCAAGGAGTTCAGCCGCCAGGCCGCCGATCACCTGGGCGTCCGCAAGGACGTGGTCGCCGCCGCGCTGCAGCACGACACTCCGGACGAGATGGCCAACCCGCACGGCCGGGTGCTCGACTGGAAGGCGGAGGAGTGCGAGCCGGTGCCCGGCCGCACCATGCCGAAGCTGGTGACGGTGGAACGCGACTACGCGGCCGTCGCCGACAAGATGGGCGCCCTCGGCCCGTTGCTCGACACCCTGGGCGCGACCACCAAGGGCGTCACCTTCAAGGTCGAGCGCGAGCTGGAGTACCTGCGGCACAAGAACGGCACCGTGCGCGGCGGCGCGGCCGACGGCCGGCCCTCCATCGCCCGCGACGTCAACGCCTGCGAGGCGATCCTCGCCCTGTCCGGCACCACCAACGGCCACCTCGCCACCCAGGGCTTCCACAGCCTCGAAGCCCGCACCGGCACGCAGCTCGCTGACCTGGCCGCCGAGCACGAGGGGAAGCAGATCACCTTCGCCGACACCCAGGCCGCCCCCGTCCCAGTCATCACCAGCCCGGAGTGGTCCGGCTCGGAGACGGGCGGGCGCCGCTATTCGCCGTTCACCGTCAACGTCGAGCGCCTCAAGCCCTGGCACACCCTCACCGGCCGCCAGCACTTCTACCTCGACCACGACTGGATGACCGCCCTCGGTGAACAACTACCGGTCTACAGGCCCCCTTTGAACATGCACGCCCTGTTCGACGAGCCGCGCATCGGCGAGACGGGCGAGCTCGGCGTGACTGTCCGCTACCTCACCCCGCACAACAAGTGGTCCATCCACTCCGAATACCAGGACAACCTGTTCATGCTCTCCCTCTCCAGGGGAGGACCCACGATCTGGATGAGCACGCAGGACGCGGCCAAGGTCGGAGTGAAGGACAACGACTGGATCGAGGCGGTCAACCGCAACGGCGTGGTCGCCGCCCGCGCGGTCGTCTCGCACCGCATGCCCGAGGGCACCGTCTACATGCACCACGCCCAGGACCGCCTGATCGACGTGCCCCGCACCGAGACCACCGGCCGACGCGGCGGCATCCACAACTCCCTCACCCGCCTGCTGATCAAACCCAGCCACCTCATCGGCGGCTACGCCCAGCTCTCCTACGCCTTCAACTACCTGGGTCCCACCGGCAACCAGCGCGACGAGGTCACCGTCATCCGCCGCCGCACGAATCAGGAGGTGACGTACTGA
- the narJ gene encoding nitrate reductase molybdenum cofactor assembly chaperone: protein MNRKTKRTARTAPWHPHAWQAQSLLLAYPDEQFEQRLALAGRVTATLPEPVARPLLRFTAHAEKTAPADLAAAYVATFDHRKRCCLYLTYYAHGDTRKRGVGLLRLKQTYAAAGWRLGDDELPDHLAVVLEFAATDPDTGARLLTEHRAGLELLRLALTDDASPWAHVLDSVSATLPALAGDDREAVMRLAAEGPPEEQVGLDPYAAPVFLPDPVVGGPR, encoded by the coding sequence ATGAACAGGAAGACCAAGCGCACCGCCCGCACCGCGCCTTGGCATCCCCATGCCTGGCAGGCCCAGTCGCTGTTGCTCGCCTACCCCGACGAGCAGTTCGAGCAGCGCCTGGCCCTGGCCGGCCGGGTGACCGCCACCCTGCCGGAACCGGTCGCCCGCCCGCTGCTCCGCTTCACCGCGCACGCCGAAAAGACCGCCCCCGCGGACCTGGCGGCTGCCTACGTGGCCACGTTCGACCACCGCAAACGCTGCTGCCTCTACCTGACGTACTACGCGCACGGCGACACCAGGAAGCGCGGCGTCGGCCTGCTGCGGCTGAAGCAGACCTACGCCGCAGCCGGCTGGCGCCTGGGCGACGACGAACTGCCCGACCACCTCGCCGTCGTCCTCGAATTCGCCGCCACCGACCCGGACACCGGAGCGCGCCTGCTGACCGAACACCGCGCCGGACTGGAGCTGCTGCGCCTGGCCCTGACCGACGACGCCTCGCCCTGGGCCCACGTCCTGGATTCCGTCTCCGCCACGCTGCCCGCCCTCGCCGGCGACGACCGCGAAGCCGTCATGCGCCTCGCCGCCGAAGGCCCGCCCGAGGAACAGGTCGGCCTCGACCCGTACGCAGCCCCGGTTTTCCTGCCCGACCCCGTCGTAGGAGGTCCCCGATGA
- a CDS encoding cold-shock protein → MATGTVKWFNSEKGFGFIEQDGGGPDVFAHYSNIAAQGFRELQEGQKVTFDVTQGQKGPQAENIRPA, encoded by the coding sequence ATGGCCACGGGCACTGTGAAGTGGTTCAACAGCGAGAAGGGCTTCGGCTTCATCGAGCAGGACGGCGGCGGCCCCGACGTCTTCGCCCACTACTCCAACATCGCCGCCCAGGGCTTCCGCGAGCTGCAGGAGGGCCAGAAGGTGACGTTCGACGTCACCCAGGGCCAGAAGGGCCCGCAGGCGGAGAACATCCGCCCCGCCTGA
- the narI gene encoding respiratory nitrate reductase subunit gamma: protein MTASAQPLTLAAEAGTGGTLLWVVLPYVALAIFVLGHVWRYRYDKFGWTTRSSQLYERRLLRIGSPLFHFGILVVLLGHIGGLVIPKSWTEAAGISEHMYHVGAVVLGTIAGVATVGGLAILIYRRRTVGPVFSATTRNDKAMYVSLTLTIVLGLAATVAANVVGGGYDYRETISPWFRSIFYFQPDPALMSGAPVLFTLHAISALLLFAAWPFTRLVHMLTAPLGYLTRPYIVYRSRDAQLGARAPHRGWERTGP, encoded by the coding sequence ATGACCGCGTCCGCGCAGCCCCTCACCCTGGCGGCGGAGGCAGGCACCGGCGGCACGCTGCTGTGGGTCGTCCTGCCCTACGTGGCCCTCGCGATCTTCGTCCTCGGCCACGTCTGGCGCTACCGTTACGACAAGTTCGGCTGGACCACCCGCTCCTCGCAGCTTTACGAACGCCGCCTGCTGCGCATCGGCAGCCCACTGTTCCACTTCGGCATCCTCGTCGTGCTCCTCGGCCACATCGGCGGCCTGGTCATCCCCAAGAGCTGGACCGAGGCAGCCGGGATCAGCGAGCACATGTACCACGTCGGCGCGGTCGTCCTCGGCACGATCGCGGGCGTCGCCACGGTCGGCGGGTTGGCCATCCTGATCTACCGTCGGCGGACCGTCGGTCCGGTCTTCTCCGCCACCACCCGCAACGACAAGGCCATGTACGTCTCGCTGACGCTGACCATCGTGCTGGGCCTGGCCGCGACCGTGGCCGCGAACGTCGTCGGCGGAGGGTACGACTACCGCGAGACCATCTCCCCCTGGTTCCGGTCCATCTTCTACTTCCAGCCTGACCCGGCCCTGATGTCCGGCGCCCCGGTGCTGTTCACATTGCACGCCATCAGCGCTCTGCTGCTGTTCGCAGCCTGGCCCTTCACCCGGCTCGTCCACATGCTCACCGCGCCGCTGGGCTACCTGACCCGCCCCTACATCGTCTACCGCAGCCGCGACGCCCAACTAGGCGCCCGTGCCCCGCACCGCGGCTGGGAACGGACGGGTCCATGA
- the narH gene encoding nitrate reductase subunit beta, whose amino-acid sequence MPRGEATIGRVMAQMAMVMNLDKCIGCHTCSVTCKQAWTNRTGVEYVWFNNVETRPGQGYPRRYEDQDAWKGGWELNKKGRLGLKAGGRFKKLVQIFSNPVLPSLDDYYEPWTYDYETLTNAPLQEHTPVARPKSLISGKDMKIAWSANWDDDLGGSTATSEKDVLLNEVSEKIKFEFEQTFMFYLPRICEHCLNPSCAASCPSGAIYKREEDGIVLVDQDRCRGWRMCVTGCPYKKVYFNHRTGKAEKCTFCFPRVEVGLPTVCSETCVGRLRYIGLVLYDADRVLEAASTPEETGLYEAQRQVFLDPNDPDVVREAERAGIPRDWIEAAQRSPIHALINTYKVALPLHPEYRTLPMVWYIPPLSPVVDAVRDTGEDAEDHRTLFAAVDALRIPVDYLAQLFTAGDPQPVDAVLRRLAAMRAYMRDINLGREPDASIPKAVGMGEEQMYDMYRLLALAKYDERYVIPPAHAEQAHKLEELATECSLDYEGGPGMGGSGPFGETSGGAAPIAVENFHALRDRQTCDTPATPTDKATRVNLLNWDGKGSPPGLFPDTPSGTGSGAGADSGGEVEPKP is encoded by the coding sequence ATGCCCCGTGGCGAAGCCACCATCGGACGGGTGATGGCCCAGATGGCGATGGTGATGAACCTCGACAAGTGCATCGGCTGCCACACCTGCTCGGTCACCTGCAAACAGGCGTGGACCAACCGCACCGGCGTCGAGTACGTGTGGTTCAACAACGTCGAGACCCGCCCCGGCCAGGGCTACCCCCGCCGCTACGAGGACCAGGACGCCTGGAAGGGCGGCTGGGAACTCAACAAGAAGGGCCGCCTCGGGCTGAAGGCGGGCGGCCGGTTCAAGAAGCTCGTCCAGATCTTCTCCAACCCCGTACTGCCGTCCCTCGACGACTACTACGAGCCCTGGACGTACGACTACGAGACGCTGACCAACGCCCCGCTGCAGGAACACACCCCGGTCGCCCGGCCCAAGTCCCTGATTTCGGGCAAGGACATGAAGATTGCCTGGTCGGCGAACTGGGACGACGACCTCGGCGGATCAACGGCGACCAGCGAGAAGGACGTCCTGCTGAACGAGGTCTCCGAGAAGATCAAGTTCGAGTTCGAGCAGACCTTCATGTTCTACCTTCCGCGCATCTGCGAGCACTGCCTCAACCCCTCGTGCGCGGCCTCCTGTCCCTCCGGCGCGATCTACAAGCGGGAGGAGGACGGCATCGTGCTCGTCGACCAGGACCGCTGCCGGGGCTGGCGGATGTGCGTCACGGGCTGTCCGTACAAGAAGGTCTACTTCAACCACCGCACCGGCAAGGCCGAGAAGTGCACCTTCTGCTTCCCCCGCGTCGAGGTCGGTCTGCCCACTGTCTGTTCCGAGACCTGCGTCGGCCGGCTCCGCTACATCGGTCTGGTCCTCTACGACGCCGACCGCGTCCTGGAAGCCGCCTCCACCCCGGAGGAAACCGGCCTGTACGAGGCCCAGCGGCAGGTCTTCCTGGACCCGAACGACCCCGACGTCGTACGCGAGGCGGAGCGGGCGGGTATCCCGCGGGACTGGATCGAGGCCGCCCAGCGCTCCCCGATCCACGCTCTGATCAACACCTACAAGGTGGCGCTGCCACTGCACCCGGAGTACCGCACCCTGCCCATGGTCTGGTACATCCCGCCGCTGTCCCCGGTGGTCGACGCCGTGCGCGACACCGGCGAGGACGCCGAGGACCACCGCACCCTGTTCGCGGCCGTGGACGCCTTGCGTATCCCCGTCGACTACCTCGCCCAGTTGTTCACCGCGGGTGATCCACAGCCGGTGGACGCGGTGCTGCGCCGCCTGGCCGCCATGCGCGCCTACATGCGCGATATCAATCTCGGCCGCGAACCCGACGCCTCCATCCCGAAGGCCGTCGGGATGGGCGAGGAACAGATGTACGACATGTACCGGCTGCTGGCCCTGGCTAAATACGACGAGCGGTACGTCATCCCCCCGGCCCACGCCGAACAGGCGCACAAGCTCGAGGAACTCGCCACCGAGTGCAGCCTCGACTATGAGGGCGGCCCCGGCATGGGCGGCTCCGGTCCCTTCGGTGAGACATCCGGCGGCGCCGCGCCGATCGCCGTGGAGAACTTCCACGCGCTGCGCGACCGGCAGACCTGCGACACCCCGGCCACGCCCACCGACAAGGCCACCCGCGTGAACCTCCTCAACTGGGACGGCAAGGGCTCCCCGCCCGGCCTGTTCCCGGACACACCATCCGGCACGGGAAGCGGTGCCGGCGCGGACAGCGGCGGGGAGGTCGAACCGAAGCCATGA
- a CDS encoding sensor histidine kinase, translating into MAERPAEGLDNGPTAPQLRLDELLEGLQAQITQVRATRDRVHTLLDAVLSIGSDLDLDVVLRRITESAVALVDAQYGALGVLGDERRIRQFITVGMDEDTVRRIGHYPEGHGILGLLIKEPEPLRLADLGRHAASVGFPEGHPPMTTFLGAPVRVRDQVFGNLYLTDKRGGAQFDDEDEAVLRTLAAAAGVAIDNARLYDETRRRERWLAASSELTRSLLSGTDPAQVLRQVAATVRTLSDADLVTLAVPFDGGEELVIEAADGEGAERVQGLVLPATTLATKVYHSNQRISSSALSQEPQAGGGSAAQIDLGPGFLLPLGGGEHVRGVLQVANLPGGAEFSEAAMTMVDGFADQAALALEIAEHRREAEQLLVLSDRDRIARDLHDLAIQRLFASGLTLNSVIGRVSDRPEVAERVQRVVDDLDDTIKTVRGTIYALRERDRDDGHGGLRSKLLAETDQAAETLGFTPALRMTGLLDTDVPAEHAEHVLAVLRETLSNTARHAHASAVEVTAETDGTRLGLRVADNGSGIDPAVNRRSGLDNLRRRATDLGGSLTITPNQPTGTVVEWTVPFPARATN; encoded by the coding sequence ATGGCGGAGAGGCCGGCCGAAGGACTCGACAACGGTCCGACGGCGCCCCAGTTGCGGCTGGATGAGCTGCTGGAGGGCCTGCAGGCGCAGATCACCCAGGTGCGTGCGACCCGGGACCGGGTGCACACCCTGCTGGACGCGGTGCTCTCCATCGGCTCCGACCTGGATCTCGACGTGGTGCTGCGGCGGATCACCGAGTCCGCGGTCGCCCTGGTGGATGCCCAGTACGGGGCACTGGGCGTGCTCGGGGACGAGAGACGGATTCGGCAGTTCATCACCGTGGGCATGGACGAGGACACCGTACGGAGGATTGGCCACTATCCCGAGGGACACGGCATCCTCGGGCTGCTGATCAAGGAGCCGGAGCCGCTGCGTCTGGCCGACCTGGGCCGCCATGCCGCCTCCGTCGGCTTTCCCGAGGGGCATCCTCCGATGACCACGTTCCTCGGAGCGCCGGTTCGGGTGCGGGACCAGGTGTTCGGCAACCTGTACCTGACCGACAAGCGCGGTGGGGCGCAGTTCGACGACGAGGACGAGGCGGTACTGCGCACGCTGGCTGCCGCGGCCGGTGTGGCGATCGACAACGCCCGGTTGTACGACGAGACGCGGCGCCGTGAGCGGTGGCTGGCGGCGAGCAGTGAACTGACCCGTAGCCTGCTGTCGGGTACCGACCCTGCGCAGGTGCTGCGCCAGGTCGCGGCCACCGTCAGAACGCTGTCCGATGCGGACCTGGTGACGCTGGCGGTGCCGTTCGACGGCGGCGAGGAGCTGGTGATCGAGGCAGCCGACGGCGAGGGCGCCGAACGGGTGCAGGGACTGGTGCTGCCGGCCACCACGCTGGCCACGAAGGTCTACCACTCCAATCAGCGGATCTCCAGCAGTGCGCTGTCGCAGGAGCCGCAGGCCGGCGGCGGTTCCGCGGCACAGATCGATTTGGGGCCGGGATTCCTGCTTCCGCTGGGAGGCGGAGAGCACGTGCGCGGGGTACTGCAGGTCGCCAACCTGCCCGGCGGTGCGGAGTTCTCCGAGGCGGCCATGACCATGGTCGACGGTTTCGCCGACCAGGCCGCGCTCGCCCTGGAGATCGCCGAGCACCGGCGCGAGGCCGAGCAGCTGCTGGTGCTCAGTGACCGGGACCGAATCGCCCGCGACCTGCACGACCTGGCCATCCAGCGGCTGTTCGCCTCCGGACTGACCCTGAACTCGGTGATCGGCCGTGTCTCCGACCGGCCCGAGGTGGCCGAGCGCGTCCAGCGGGTGGTCGACGATCTCGACGACACCATCAAGACCGTGCGGGGCACGATCTACGCGCTGCGCGAGCGCGACCGTGATGACGGGCACGGCGGGCTGCGCTCCAAGCTGCTCGCCGAGACCGACCAGGCCGCCGAGACCCTCGGCTTCACGCCCGCCCTGCGTATGACCGGCCTGCTGGACACCGACGTACCGGCTGAGCATGCCGAGCATGTGCTGGCGGTGCTGCGCGAGACGCTGTCGAACACCGCCCGGCATGCGCACGCGAGTGCCGTCGAGGTCACCGCCGAGACGGACGGCACGCGGTTGGGGCTGCGCGTAGCCGACAACGGGTCCGGCATCGACCCGGCCGTCAACCGTCGCAGCGGCCTGGACAATCTCCGCCGGCGCGCCACCGATCTCGGCGGCAGCCTCACCATCACACCCAACCAGCCCACCGGCACGGTCGTGGAATGGACCGTTCCCTTCCCCGCCCGGGCAACCAACTGA